In the Mesorhizobium sp. M1D.F.Ca.ET.043.01.1.1 genome, ACGGCAGGCGTGCGTTCTGACTGTTCGACCGGCCTGGCAGCGGAAGAGGTAGCTGCGTGATCGAAAAGCCATTCCTGTCCGTCGTCATGCCGGTGCACGAAGGCGCGGCATGGATTGGCGCGACACTTGACTCGCTGGCCGCCGAGCCGACCGGCGGTCTGGAGATAATCATCATCGACAGCAGTCCGACGAGCGCCACCGCGGCCGTCGTCGAGCGATTTGTCCAACGATTGCCCCTTCGGCTGCTTCAGCGAAGGGACCTCGGACAGTGGCAGACGAAGACCAACTTCGGCGTCGAACTGGCGGCCGCCGATCATGTCTGCATACTCCCGTCAGACGACCTGTGGCTGCCCGGGCGCGTCGAGGCTGTTCGCCGCTGGATCGCGGATGCGCCCGAAGCTGTGCTGCATCTGGCCCCGACCGCTATCGTCGACCGCCACGGCCGGCGAATGGGGCGGTGGAACTGTCCCTTGCCGGCTGACGAGGTGCTCGAAGCCGAATTCCTGCTGGAACGGCTGCTCGTGCAGAATTTCGTCTCTGTGCCCGCTCCGGTGTTCCGCCGAAGCACATGGCTGGCGTGCGGGGGCGTGGATGAGAAACTCTGGTACACGGCGGATTGGGATGTATGGGCGAAGCTTGCCGGTACTGGACCGGTAACCTATCACGACGAGATCACGACGGCCTTTCGGGTTCACGGCAGTTCGCTGACTGTGACCGGATCCCGTGATGCGAGCGAGTTCCGATCGCAAATGCAAATTGTTCTGGAGCGCCATCTGCCCCGGCTTCCGGCGAGCAGCCGTGAAAGGATAGGGCCTGCCGCACGGGCGTCCATCAGCGTCAACGTGTCGCTCGCCGCTGCGTCGGCCGGCAACTTGAAAGCCTTGGTTCGTGCGGCTGGTGTCGTGCTGTCGCTCGGTCCGATCGGAATGAGGCGGTATTTGCGCGACTCGCGGCTGCGTGAGCGTGCCGTTTGCCGGCTTCGCGCGAAACTGACAGGAGCTTTCTGACGCCAATGCCAAGCCCTGCCATGAACTCCGGCGAGCAGGTGGAGCAGGAGCGCCATACGGTTGCCCCCGAACGGCCGCTTTTGGAACGAGGATGGCGGTACATGCTGGTGGGGCTGGTGTGCGCCATTACACACAACGCCGTCATGATTGGGGTCGATCGAGCGGGAGGGCACTACCTGCTGGGCACCGTGGTTTCATTCATGGTCGTGTCGCCCCTCGGATACACGTTGCACAGCCGGTTCACCTTTGCCGAGCCTTTTCGTTTGAAGGCATTCGCGCGTTTCGCAGGAAGCATGGCCGCGGCCTATCCGATCTCGACAGCCATGATGGTCGTTCTGTGTTCCGGCCTCGGTCTTGATGTTGCAGTCGCGACTCCGATTGCCACCGTCGCTCTGTTCGTGTGGAATTTTGTCGCAGCGCACTGGGCCATCCTGCCGCAGTTCTATCTGCGGCGCGCGCCCGTGGCGACGGCACCCTCCCGCCCGGCGAAACAGCATTCAATAGGAAACGGGGAATAGGAATGTCAGCACCAGGTCAGGTCGCGCGCAGGGTTCTCGGCCGCCATTTCAAGCCGGTCGGCAATGTCTATCGCCGTGTGTTCGTCAACCTCGACAGAATTGCGGATTTTCTCGACGGCGAATTGGCGAACGGCTCGAGGATCCTGGACATCGGCGGCGGCGACGGCGCCCTTGTCGAGCGGCTCTTGAATCGACGCCCTGACCTCGCTGTTACGATGTGCGATCCAGCACCCTCGGTCGGCACATTCCTAGGCGATGTAAATCGAGCAAAGGTCGACCTTCTGCCCGCAACTTACCTCACCGAAGTCATCGGGCTCTATGATGCCGTCACGATTTGCGACGTCATCCATCATGTGCCGGTCGATCAGCGCGATGCTTTCTTCAAATCGCTGGCCGAAAGCTGCGAGCGCTGGGGGTGCCGGAAGATCATCCTGAAGGATGTTGAGCCGGGAGGAGTGCGCGCCATGCTGTCGCTCCTTTCGGACTGGCACATTACCGGAGACAAGCATGTCGTGCTGTTTTCACGCTCGGACTTTGCGGCCATGGCGCGACGGTATTTCCCAAAGGCGCAGAGGGGATCGGCCGTACCGGACTGGCCGAACTATTGCGAAGTGTTGAGCTGGTAGGCTCTGAACCGGAATGCCGGCCTGGACCTCTTCCTGGAAGCCGGCGTCTTCAAATTCGCTGTTTGCGGGTGGAGCGGCGGCCCCGAATAGCGAGAGCGGCGCGCAGTCGCTGCGCGAGGAGTGCGGGCGGCTCTGCCTGAGCCGGTTTGGGGGAACCTTGGACAAGCAAGAACTTGCACGCGGATCAAGCCGGCTATTCGGTCTCGGGCAGCGCTCCGCAACGATTCTTCTGAGCGTCCTGATCGCGCTCAAGATCGTTTTGCTCTTCACCTTGGCTTGGAACGCTCGCTTCGTCATGGACGAATTCGTCCAACTCGGATGGGCCAAATATTTCGCCAACGGCATGTTCGGCACGGTCTGGCACGCCAAGGCGGTCGGCTATGCGATCTTCTACGAGATCGCGCACCTGATCGGTTGGGACGCCACGTCCATCCTGCTTGCCGGCCGTATGCAGACCGCGCTGCTGGCATGCGCGACCATTGCTTTCGTCTACGCTTGCGCTCGCGCGCTGGGCGAGGATCGGATCCGCGCGTTGGTCATCGTCCTCCTGCTCCTCTGCTTCTCGAATTTCATGGAGCGCATCTTTCGCACCATCGCCGAACCGCTGGCTGTGTTCTTCGCCGTGGCGGCGCTGCTGGTCGTCCTGCGGGCGCGTGAATTGAGGGGATGGCAGCTTGTCGCTGCCGGCGCATTGAGCGGCCTGTCGTTCCTCGCGACGCAGAAATCAGTCTACTTCAATGTTGCGCTTGGCCTTGGTCTGGTCGCCGACGCGGCTTTGATGAGACGCTACGCGGCAGGCATCGCCCGCGGCGCATGGCTCGTGCTGGGATGGAGTGTTCCCATAATCGCCTATTGCTTCATCTTCGGCGGCACGGACCCTGTTCCCATCGCCAGGAGCCTCATATTCGGTCCGCTTGAGATCGCGATGCGCGGCGGCGCCGACTACGGGGGGCTGAGGCGCTTCGTGCTGCAGACGCTCGCGCGCAACTATGTCCTCTATGTCTTCTGCTTCTCCGGCATGGCTCTGTCTCTGATGCAGATCATGAAGCTCGACGAACGGCGGCGAATTGCGCTGATCTTCTCAGTTGTCGTCACGGCGCTGGTGTTCGCGCACGACCAGCCATGGCCCTACGTGTTCATCATGGCGTTGCCGTTCATGTCGCTATGGTCATTGACAATGCTCGACGGCCTCGCAACCCGCGTGCGTTACCTGCGCTTTGCATGGATAGCGCTCGCCACGGCGATGGCCATAAGCTTCGTCGTCAATCTACTTTACCTGCGCTTCGACAATGCGGCCCAACGTGAACTGGTGGCGCGCGCAGAATCGCTGCTCGCACCGGACGAGCGGTATTTCGACGGCGTCGGAATGCTGCCCAATCGGATGGAGCCGACAACCTTGTGGCTCGACAAACACTACGTGCTCGCGACGTTGCGGGAAGGAAGGAACTCCGCGGCCTACAACGTCCTTGGCAAGTCTCCGCCGAAGCTGATCCTGTGGTCCTATCGGATGGACTATATCTATCCGGTGGTCGCGCCCCTGATAGTGAACAGCTACGTCCGTATCGCGCCGAACCTCAGGATCGCCGGCAGCAGGCTTTATCCCGGCGAGCGGAAGATCTTCGAGGTTCCGATAGCCGGAAGCTATGCGCTCTACAGCGCCGATGGAACGCCCTTGCGCGGCGGGGTCGAAATCGACGGCGCCGTTCTTAATCCGCCATTCAACCTTACGACCGGGCCAAAGACCGTAACATTGCGAAACGGTGCAGGCGAAGCATTGCTGCTGCCGGCGGGTTCGTACGCCGGACATTTCAAGGCCGGCGGCGACAACGACCTTCTATTTGACGGCGTCTATGACTGAGTGCCGCTTGATCGACGAGGTCGACGTCAGCCGCCGGGCGGATCGCAGGCGACCGGACCAGGCAACTGACCTGTAGCTAGAGCAATTTCAGGAAAAGTGTGAGCGGTTTTCCGTCCGGAATCGCGTGAAAACAAGGAGATAGGGCGTATCACCGGTTCCGTGAAACGGTGAAACGCACTAGGAGGTGGCGACTTCGGCAGGCTGCGGAGCCTTCCGCTGCAGGTTGAGCAGATTGCCGGCCAGGATCAACGCCGCGCCGCCGGCGGTGAAGACGTCGATCTGCTCGTTGTAAAGCAGCCAGCCGATCAGCGCCGATAGCGGCACGCGCAGGAAGTCCATCGGCGAAATGACGGTCGCATCGGCGTGGCTGAGCGCGCGCGCCATGCAGTAATGCGAAGACATGCCGGTAAAGGCGACCAGGAGTATCGACGGCCAGAGTTCGAACGCCGGGTTGCGCCAGACGTAGAGCGCCGGGACGAGGCCGACCACGGACTGGATGATCAGCATCCAGAAGATGATGCGCACGACGCTGTCGGTTCGCGTCAGCGACTTGACCATGACCACCGAGACGCCGAAGCACATCGCGGCCCCCAGCACGACGAGATGGCCGGGATCGACCGAGCCGACGCCGGGACGCACGATGATCACCACCCCGATCAGCCCCAGCACGATCGCCGTCAGCCTGGGCCGCGACAGCCTTTCGCCAAGAAAGCTCACCGCCAGGATCGCGGTCCAGATCGGGGTCGTGAACTCGATCGAGATCAGCACGGCGAGCGGAATCAAGGTCAGGGCATAGAGCCAGGCGGCCTGGCCGGCATAGTGGACGACGTTGCGGGCGACGTGGGCGAGGGGGCGCTCGGTGCGCATCGCCTTGAAGCCGCCGCTCGTCATCACCAGCGGCAGCAGGATGAAGAAGCCGATCACCGAGCGCAACTCCAGCACCTGGAAGACATTGAGCGCGGCCGTCGCGGTGCGGCCGGCGACCGACATCGCCAGGAACGAGGCGATCGACAGCGCCATCCAGAGCGCGGCCTTGGTGATCGAGGGAGCGGGTGCCATCGGCGCTATTTCGCAAGCCGGACGGTCGACCGCAACCGCTAGTCGACGCATTCGACTGGGCCAGTCCCGGCGGCGTTCGGAGGCGGCGTTAAAAAACAGTCACGTTGAAGGCGGAACCTGCAGCTGTTGCAGGCGTTCGAGTCGTCATATTCGCAGCCTTTCGAGCTGGGGGAGATTTCCGATGAAATCGATGATGCTGTTTCTGCTCGCCCTGACGGCAGCGGCGGACGCCCGTGCCGACGATGCCGATTTCCTGCGCTTGTTCCAGGGCAACTTCGCCGGCAATGGCACCCTCAAGGTGAGCGCCAGCGCACCGACGATGAATATCTCCTGCACCTTCAAATCCGGCGCCACCTCGACCTCGCTGTCGCTCGACGGCAAATGCCGCGGCCTCATCCTGATGACGCGGGAGATCAGCGCCGATCTCAAGGCCAGCGGCGCCGGCTATACCGGTGTCTATATCGGCTCGCGCACGGGACCGGCGCAGTTGAACGGAAGCCGCGCTGGCAATGCGCTCAGTCTCGGCATCCGCTGGGCAAAGGAGGTCAACGGTGACCGCAAGGCACAGTTGACCGTCGAGAAGACCAGCGGCGACGGCATGCGGCTGACGGTGACCGATACCGATCCGAAAACCGGCAAGACCATGGTGACGAGCCGGATCGATCTCAAGCGTACCTAGCTGAGCCCGCAACCAATGCCTGCCGGTCTCAGTCCTCGAGCGGCTCGGGCGGATTGGCGCTGCGGCCCTTGCCAAAAGTGTAGCCGGTCTCGACGGCCTTCCTGCCGAACTTGTCGCGCAGCTCATCGATCGCGGTTTCGGCGAGCGCGCGCTTGCGCGACTGGACGTCGACCAGGTCGGGCGGATCGGCCTTACCGTCGTCGGAGAGGTCGCTGACGCCGATGCCGAGCAAACGGAACTTCGTCCCGTCGACCTCGCGACGCAGAAGGTCGAGCCCGGTCTGGAAGATGCGGTCGGCCAGCCGTGTCGGATCGCCAAGCTGGCGGTTGCGGGTGCGGAGCTTGAAATCCTGCGTCTTGAGCTTCAGCACCACGGTGCGCCCGGCAATGCCGGATTTCTTCAGCCGCACCGAGACTTTTTCCGACAGGCCGCGCAGCACCGGCACCAGTTCCGCCAGCGAGGCGATATCGGTGTCGAAAGTGGTTTCGGCCGACACGCTCTTGGCATCGCCGTCGGGGTCGACGCGGCGGTCGTCCTCGCCGCGCGAAAGCCGGCAGAGCCGGTCGCCCATGACGCCGTATCGGCGCATCAGCTCGCCGCGCTCCATGCGCTGCAGCTGGGCGATGGTGCGGATGCCGTCGCGCTCCAGCGTCGCGGCCAGCGCCTTGCCGACGCCCCAGATCAGTGTCACCGGCTGTGCGGCGAGGAATGTCGGCGCCTCCGCTTCGCCGATGACGGAGAAGCCGCGCGGCTTGCGGAAGTCCGACGCGATCTTGGCCAGGAACTTGCAGTAGGAAAGGCCGGCCGAAACGGTGATGCCGAGTTCCTTCTCTACCGTCAGGGCGAAGCGGGCCAGCACCATCGCCGGCGGCATGCCGTGCAGCCGCTCGGTGCCGGCAAGGTCGAGAAACGCCTCGTCGATCGACAACGGCTCGACCAGCGGCGTCAGCGCCTGCATCAGCGCGCGCACCTCGCGGCCGACGCGGACATATTTTTCCATGTCGGGCGGGATCACCACGGCTTCGGGACAGGCCTCGAGCGCCTTGAACATCGGCATCGCCGAGCGCACGCCCTGGATGCGGGCGATGTAGCAGGCGGTGGAGACGACGCCGCGCCGGCCGCCGCCGACGATCACCGGCTTGTCCTTCAGCGCCGGATTGTCGCGCTTTTCGATCGCAGCGTAGAAGGCGTCGCAGTCGATATGGGCGATGTTGAGCCGGTAAAGTTCAGGATGGCGGGCAAGCCTCGGGCTGCCGCAGCGCTCGCAGCGGCGCGTCTCGCCGCGCTGAAAAGCCAGGCAGTCGCGACAGAAACCGTGTTCGGGATTGTTGACAGGAGCCGCCATCGCTGCGAACATAAAGAGAACAAACGCAATGGTACGACAGTGCAGGGCCGGCAACAAGCTTGGCCTGGGGAGAACGCATGAGCACGACCATAGTACCGCTGACCCCTGGACGCTGGACCGACTTCGAGGACCTCTTCGGCAAGCAAGGCGCCTGTTACGGCTGCTGGTGCACGCATTTCCGGCTGACACCGGCGGAGCGCAGGGCCGGCGACCGCGAGCGCAACAAGGATCACATCAGGGCGCGCATCGAAGCCGGACCGCCGCCGGGGCTTCTGGCTTTCGAGCAGGACAGGGCCGTCGGCTGGATGCAGATCGGCCCGCGCGCCGACGTGCCCGAATGGAACAATCAGGGCAGAGGCTCAGCGCCGGTCGATCCGGCGGACGCCGACGATCCGAACGTCTGGGCGATCTCCTGCTTCTTCATCCGCGTCAAGGCGCGGGGCAGGGGCATCACCCATCGCCTCGTCGACGGGGGCGTCGCGTTCGCCCGCGAAAACGGTGCCAGGCTGCTGGAAGCCTGCCCGATCGACCTGTCGCGCGACTCGCGCTCGATCGGCCTGTTCGTCGGCTCATCGCGGGTGTTCGAGAAGGCCGGGTTCGAGAGGCTTCTGGAACGCAAGCCCGGCCGGCCGCTGATGCGGCTTGTGCTTTGAAAGCGGTACAGCTTTCACAGGATCGCCGACCGCTCCAAATGCTTGTTTTTGCGCAATTCCGGGCGGAAAACCGCGTGACACTTTTCCTGGAATTGCTTTAGCGACTTGAGGTTTTGGCTTACAGTCATCGTCTTGCGGCTGTAACGCTTCTTTCCTACCAGAAGCACGAAACCATTTGCCATGCGAGACCAACGGAGAACCGACGTGAAGCGTATTTTGCCACTTGTTGCAGCTCTTGCGTTCAGCGCGCCCGCCGTCGCCCAGACGGTCGACAGCCAGGGCGCGAAGCAGCTTTCCGACAGTCTGGCGCGCTATTTCGGCAAGCAGGCCTTCGACACGGGTGTGCTCAAGGTTTCGGTCGAAGGCGGCGCCTACAAAATCGCGGTCGACATCAAGGCGCTGGTCGATGCCCTGCCGGAACAGAAGCCGCTGAAATTCGATCTCGCGCCCTATGCCCTGATGGTGAAGCCGCGCAGCGACGGATCCTGGGATGTCGCCTCGGATTTTTCGCAAAGCATGTCGTTCGAATTCAACGGGCCGGAAGGCCCGCAAAGCATGCAGCTCACGGTCAAGGACGGCAAGGGCACCGCCGTCTACGATCCGAGCCTCGCCGCCTTCACCAGCGGCGCCAGCTCGATCGCCGGCATGACGATGACATCGCGGGAAGCCAAGCAGCAGGCGGACGTCACCGCCGGCGCCGGCACCGCGACCATTGCCGCCACCAAATCAGCCAATGGCGGCGTCGACTTCATGGCGACGCAGAAGGTCTCGAGCTTCGTCGAGACGATCAAGATCGAGGATCCCGACACCGGAATGAATTTTCCGCTGACGCTGAGAACGCCGGAATTGTCGGTGGATGCAAGCGGCAAGGGCGTGAAGACGAAGCCGCTGCTCGATCTGCTTGCCTTTGCGGTGGCCAATGAGGACGAAGCCAGGCTCAAGGCCAATCAGGCACAGCTCAAGACGCTGCTGCAGGCGGCGCTGCCCGTGTGGGAAAGGATCGACGGTATCTACGGTTTCAAGGACTTCGAGGTGGAGAGTCCCGTCGGCAAATTCGGGGCGAAGCAGTTCAGCACCGCGTTCGGCATGGACGGCATCTCGCAGAACGGCAAATTCAACTACGCCATCAAGGCCTCGGGCCTGACCATCCCGCCGCAGACGCTGCCCGGCTGGAGCGTCGCGCTGCTGCCGACGGATGTCGACCTCAACTTCGGCGGCGCCAACATCGATCTCGACACCATGGCGAAGAAGGCGATCGAAGCCTTTGATCTCAATAAGAATCCGCCGTTGTCGGATGAGTTCGGCGATGCCCTGGTCGCCGATTTCCTGGCCAAAACGCCCAAATTCGTCCTCGGACACAGCACGGTGAAGAACGGCAGCATCGAGGTGGCGATGGAAGGCGAGATGACATTTCCGGGCAAGAAGCCGGATGCGACCATGACCGTCGATGTCGCGGGTTACGACAAGATCGTCGAGGTCCTGCAGGAGGGTGCCAAGAGCGATGAGCAATTGGCGCAGGCTTTCCCCTTCGCGCTCGCCGTCAAAGGTTTCGGCAAGACGTTGCCCGACGGCCGGCTGGAATGGGTCATCAATGCCAAGGCCGACGGTTCGGTCACGGTCAATGGCGCCATGCTGAAACCGGCCGACGCCGTTCAGGACGGCGGCGCCGACGCCGACCTGAATGACGGCGCCAGCCAGGACGACGGTTCTGGCGAAAACGACAATGATGGGGCAGGCGCGAAGCTTCAGCCCTAATCGCTATAAATTAGAGCCCGAGCGCGCCGGCGATCTTCGGCGCCGCTTCGCGCCAGTTCTCGACCGAGACGATGTCGCCCGGCGTCGGCGGCAGGAAGGCGCGCAGGCTGTTGTCGGCCATCAGGTGGAAGAGATGCGCGTCGGCGACCGAGTTGCGCGCCGACATCAGATTGGTGGGCTGGTCGTCGACGAAGGCGACGGGCCTGCCCCTGGCGCCGCGCAGCTTGGCGATGGCCGGTCCTTTCGCCATTTCCGTGGTCAGCAGCGGGTAGTTCAGGCCGAGCGTGTCGAGATGCGCCCGGCGCACGCCGCGATGCTTGTGCGGCATGGCGGTCAGGAGCACGATCTCGGCGCGCTGCCCGAGCGTCGCCAGCGCTTCCGCGGCGCCGTCGGTGATGCTTTGCCAATCGGCCTGCGCGTCGAAGAAATCGCCGAGAAGGGCCGAGACTTCGGGCTGCTCGATCAGCCTGCCGGATGCCGTCTCGGCGATGTTGCCGGTGAGGCGGAAGGAGGCGAGCGTCAGCTGGAAGCCGCGCGATTTCAGGAAATGCGGGAAGGGCCGGACGAATTCGAGCACGACATCGTCGACGTCGAGCACCAGCAGCGGCCGGTCGTCGGCGGCAAGTTCCTCGATCTGACGCGCGGTCTCGGGGTCGTCGCTCATGCGGAGCGCTCGTGATCATCATTGCCGAGCGGCAGCATGCGCAAGGCCTTGCCGACGTGGGCCGGCGGCGTGCCGGTCTCCTCGGCAAAGCGCAAAAGCGTCGGCTCGTGGGCGAGAATGAACTGCAGCACGCCGGCAAGGAAGCCCGGCTCCGCGGCCGCCTTGCGGATAGAATGCACCTCGATGCCGGTAATCGCCAGGAAGCGAGGCAAGAGTTCCGGATCGCCGGCGACGAAGGCAAGCGCCCTGACGGCAAGGGTTTCCGCTTCTTCGCGCATTGACGCTGCGTTCGCCATCATTACCTTTTGCGGTGTGGATGTGAGTCTTTATTCCGCAGTAACGGCAAGCGTCGCTTGCGGCAAGTCT is a window encoding:
- a CDS encoding glycosyltransferase — encoded protein: MIEKPFLSVVMPVHEGAAWIGATLDSLAAEPTGGLEIIIIDSSPTSATAAVVERFVQRLPLRLLQRRDLGQWQTKTNFGVELAAADHVCILPSDDLWLPGRVEAVRRWIADAPEAVLHLAPTAIVDRHGRRMGRWNCPLPADEVLEAEFLLERLLVQNFVSVPAPVFRRSTWLACGGVDEKLWYTADWDVWAKLAGTGPVTYHDEITTAFRVHGSSLTVTGSRDASEFRSQMQIVLERHLPRLPASSRERIGPAARASISVNVSLAAASAGNLKALVRAAGVVLSLGPIGMRRYLRDSRLRERAVCRLRAKLTGAF
- a CDS encoding GtrA family protein, which encodes MNSGEQVEQERHTVAPERPLLERGWRYMLVGLVCAITHNAVMIGVDRAGGHYLLGTVVSFMVVSPLGYTLHSRFTFAEPFRLKAFARFAGSMAAAYPISTAMMVVLCSGLGLDVAVATPIATVALFVWNFVAAHWAILPQFYLRRAPVATAPSRPAKQHSIGNGE
- a CDS encoding class I SAM-dependent methyltransferase; translation: MSAPGQVARRVLGRHFKPVGNVYRRVFVNLDRIADFLDGELANGSRILDIGGGDGALVERLLNRRPDLAVTMCDPAPSVGTFLGDVNRAKVDLLPATYLTEVIGLYDAVTICDVIHHVPVDQRDAFFKSLAESCERWGCRKIILKDVEPGGVRAMLSLLSDWHITGDKHVVLFSRSDFAAMARRYFPKAQRGSAVPDWPNYCEVLSW
- a CDS encoding DMT family transporter; translated protein: MAPAPSITKAALWMALSIASFLAMSVAGRTATAALNVFQVLELRSVIGFFILLPLVMTSGGFKAMRTERPLAHVARNVVHYAGQAAWLYALTLIPLAVLISIEFTTPIWTAILAVSFLGERLSRPRLTAIVLGLIGVVIIVRPGVGSVDPGHLVVLGAAMCFGVSVVMVKSLTRTDSVVRIIFWMLIIQSVVGLVPALYVWRNPAFELWPSILLVAFTGMSSHYCMARALSHADATVISPMDFLRVPLSALIGWLLYNEQIDVFTAGGAALILAGNLLNLQRKAPQPAEVATS
- a CDS encoding DNA polymerase IV produces the protein MFAAMAAPVNNPEHGFCRDCLAFQRGETRRCERCGSPRLARHPELYRLNIAHIDCDAFYAAIEKRDNPALKDKPVIVGGGRRGVVSTACYIARIQGVRSAMPMFKALEACPEAVVIPPDMEKYVRVGREVRALMQALTPLVEPLSIDEAFLDLAGTERLHGMPPAMVLARFALTVEKELGITVSAGLSYCKFLAKIASDFRKPRGFSVIGEAEAPTFLAAQPVTLIWGVGKALAATLERDGIRTIAQLQRMERGELMRRYGVMGDRLCRLSRGEDDRRVDPDGDAKSVSAETTFDTDIASLAELVPVLRGLSEKVSVRLKKSGIAGRTVVLKLKTQDFKLRTRNRQLGDPTRLADRIFQTGLDLLRREVDGTKFRLLGIGVSDLSDDGKADPPDLVDVQSRKRALAETAIDELRDKFGRKAVETGYTFGKGRSANPPEPLED
- a CDS encoding GNAT family N-acetyltransferase, which gives rise to MSTTIVPLTPGRWTDFEDLFGKQGACYGCWCTHFRLTPAERRAGDRERNKDHIRARIEAGPPPGLLAFEQDRAVGWMQIGPRADVPEWNNQGRGSAPVDPADADDPNVWAISCFFIRVKARGRGITHRLVDGGVAFARENGARLLEACPIDLSRDSRSIGLFVGSSRVFEKAGFERLLERKPGRPLMRLVL
- a CDS encoding DUF3572 domain-containing protein, producing the protein MANAASMREEAETLAVRALAFVAGDPELLPRFLAITGIEVHSIRKAAAEPGFLAGVLQFILAHEPTLLRFAEETGTPPAHVGKALRMLPLGNDDHERSA